The following coding sequences lie in one Gemmatimonadetes bacterium SCN 70-22 genomic window:
- a CDS encoding ATP synthase F0 subunit A produces the protein MRAFRPLLTAFALAAASLAATAALPSHALAAQEAHAPAAEAGGKVDIITPHITDSYHMEIPSVFPPFYKEVCIGRKVGEHGCEPLWEPVHIAGMTVNLSPTKHVVMMIVAALLVTLILVGTARAHARHHHQAGRPKGFAAGLEAMVLYMRNEVILPNVGPHGNAFVPYLLTIFFFILTANLLGLVPYGSTATGNIAVTATLAIMTFFVVEIAGMRAQGVHYLNTIFYWNTELPLYMRIPMFLIMSPVEMIGKLTKPFALAIRLFANMTAGHIVVLALIGLIFTFAGPVSTAPFLMAVAIMMLELFVAFLQAFIFTLLAAVFIGQIREAHH, from the coding sequence ATGAGAGCGTTCCGCCCGCTCCTGACCGCCTTCGCGCTGGCCGCCGCCTCGCTCGCCGCCACCGCCGCCCTCCCGTCCCACGCGCTCGCCGCGCAGGAAGCCCACGCGCCGGCCGCCGAGGCGGGGGGAAAGGTCGACATCATCACCCCCCACATCACGGACTCCTATCACATGGAGATCCCGTCCGTCTTTCCTCCGTTCTACAAGGAGGTCTGCATCGGGCGGAAGGTGGGCGAGCACGGGTGCGAGCCGCTGTGGGAGCCGGTGCACATCGCCGGGATGACGGTCAACCTCTCGCCCACCAAGCACGTGGTGATGATGATCGTCGCCGCCCTCCTGGTGACGCTGATCCTGGTGGGGACGGCGCGGGCCCACGCCCGCCACCACCACCAGGCGGGGCGCCCCAAGGGGTTCGCCGCCGGGCTCGAGGCCATGGTGCTGTACATGCGCAACGAGGTCATCCTGCCCAACGTGGGGCCCCACGGCAACGCCTTCGTCCCCTACCTCCTCACCATCTTCTTCTTCATCCTCACCGCCAACCTCCTCGGCCTGGTCCCCTACGGCTCCACGGCCACCGGGAACATCGCGGTGACGGCCACCCTGGCCATCATGACCTTCTTCGTGGTGGAAATCGCCGGGATGCGCGCCCAGGGGGTCCACTACCTCAACACCATCTTCTACTGGAACACGGAGCTCCCGCTCTACATGCGGATCCCCATGTTCCTCATCATGTCCCCGGTCGAGATGATCGGGAAGCTGACCAAGCCCTTCGCCCTGGCCATCCGTCTCTTCGCCAACATGACCGCGGGGCACATCGTCGTCCTCGCGCTCATCGGGCTCATCTTCACCTTCGCCGGCCCCGTCTCCACCGCGCCGTTCCTGATGGCGGTGGCGATCATGATGCTGGAGCTGTTCGTCGCCTTCCTGCAGGCCTTCATCTTCACCCTGCTCGCCGCGGTCTTCATCGGGCAGATCCGCGAGGCGCACCACTAG
- a CDS encoding ATP synthase F0 subunit C, which yields MFPLLQVAAEAASNNQGLSLIGAGLGAGLAVIGAGIGIGNIGAHAVEGMARQPEAAGRIQTAALILAALIEGAALFGVVVAFQIQGKF from the coding sequence ATGTTCCCGCTCCTCCAGGTGGCCGCCGAGGCCGCCAGCAACAACCAGGGTCTCTCCCTCATCGGCGCCGGGCTCGGCGCCGGCCTCGCCGTCATCGGCGCCGGCATCGGCATCGGCAACATCGGTGCGCATGCCGTCGAGGGGATGGCGCGCCAGCCCGAAGCGGCCGGCCGCATCCAGACCGCGGCGCTCATCCTGGCCGCCCTCATCGAAGGCGCCGCCCTCTTCGGCGTCGTCGTCGCGTTCCAGATCCAGGGCAAGTTCTAA